In a genomic window of Akkermansia massiliensis:
- a CDS encoding ABC transporter ATP-binding protein — protein MIHADQLSKEFGRFQAVKNASFQIEKGEIVGFLGPNGAGKTTTLRMLTGYLPPTSGTATIAGFDIVKNPLEARKHLGYLPEHVPLYDDQRVTEYLKFRARLKGISSKQIWPAVSKVVEQCGLDPVRRKMIRTLSKGYRQRVGLADALLGEPDLLILDEPTNGLDPNQIRQIRELIKGLAANHTIILSTHILSEVEMICNKVIIIDQGTIKAADTPSNLTANLRAAGKITLEFRGDLELITQKLESLEHVKKVIHEGTDADGWHTLTVRAEAGTDTREKAARLLAEQGCPLRHIYRHTPTLEEVFVEMTRKD, from the coding sequence ATGATCCACGCCGACCAGCTTTCCAAAGAGTTTGGCCGCTTTCAAGCGGTAAAGAATGCCTCCTTCCAGATTGAAAAGGGGGAAATCGTAGGGTTCCTGGGGCCGAACGGCGCAGGCAAGACCACGACTTTACGCATGCTGACCGGCTACCTGCCCCCCACTTCCGGGACCGCCACGATTGCGGGATTCGACATCGTTAAAAATCCTCTGGAGGCGCGCAAGCACCTGGGCTACCTGCCGGAGCACGTGCCTCTTTACGACGACCAGCGCGTGACGGAGTACCTGAAGTTCCGCGCCAGGCTTAAAGGCATTTCTTCCAAGCAGATATGGCCCGCCGTCTCCAAGGTCGTGGAGCAATGCGGCCTGGACCCCGTGCGCCGCAAGATGATCCGCACCCTTTCCAAAGGCTACCGACAGCGCGTGGGCCTGGCGGACGCCCTGCTGGGTGAACCGGACCTGCTGATTCTGGACGAACCCACCAACGGCCTGGACCCTAACCAGATACGCCAGATACGCGAGCTGATCAAGGGGCTGGCGGCCAACCACACCATTATTCTTTCCACCCATATTCTGAGTGAGGTGGAGATGATCTGCAACAAGGTCATCATCATTGACCAGGGGACCATCAAGGCAGCGGATACCCCCTCTAACCTGACGGCCAACCTCCGCGCCGCCGGCAAGATTACGCTGGAGTTCCGCGGGGATCTGGAGCTGATTACGCAGAAGCTGGAAAGCCTGGAACACGTGAAGAAGGTCATCCATGAAGGCACGGACGCCGATGGCTGGCATACGCTGACCGTACGCGCGGAGGCCGGAACGGATACCCGTGAGAAGGCCGCGCGCCTCCTTGCGGAACAGGGCTGCCCCCTGCGCCATATTTACCGCCACACCCCCACCCTGGAAGAGGTGTTCGTGGAAATGACCCGTAAAGATTAA